The window GCCGAAATTGCGGGCGGCCGGGCTCGGCTGCGGGAACGGCCGTTCCTGGTGAGTTATCCCGAGCCGATCACCCCCCTGGTGATGCCCGAACCGGTCGCCGGCCGTATCTTTCTGGCGGCGGACCGCTTCCTGCCCCAGATGATGGGACCGGCGGTGCAACTGGGGGCCACCGGTCCCGTAACCATACCGGCGGCGGTTGCCCAGGGCACGGCCGAATCGATGATGTGCGTGGTCCTGGCCCAGTTGAAGAAGCCAGGATGCCCGGTGGGCCTGGGCTGCAACTTTGCGGCCTTCGACATGGCCAACGGTTTGATGAGTGCCGGCGGCCCTGAGATGAGCCTGGCGCTGGCGGCCCAGGCTGAGGTGGCCCAGTCCCTCGGCCTTCCTACCTGGGGACTTGCGGGGGCCACCGATGCAAAGGTCCAGGACGCTCAAGCGGGCGCGGAGGCCATGTACCATATCCTGGCTCAGGGACTGGCAGGTTTGAATCTCATCCACGACGTGGGTTACATGGACGGATCCATGGCCTGTGCCGTGGAACAACTGGTCCTGGGTGACGAGATCATCGGCATGGCCAGGCGCTTTTTGCGCGGCCTGTCTTTCAGCCCCGATCAGATTGCGCGGGACCTGTTGTACCAGGTGGGGCCTGGGGGCGAGTTCCTGTCGCAGCCGCACACCATGCGTCATTTCAAGCAGGAGTTGTGGCGGCCGGGCATATTCACCAGGCAGCCCATGGAGGCCTGGAAAAAAGAAGGCGCCAAGGACACCCTCGACAGGGTGCGTGAAAAGATACGGTACATCATGGAAACCCACACGCCCGAGCCTCTGCCCGAAGCGGTGGCTGCCAAGCTGGAGCAGATGAAATTAAAGGGTACGAAGGAATTGACACGTTAATTGGAATTCACCCCGCGCTGCAAGCAGCGGGGAGTTCAAATTTAAAGGGGGTAACATGAACGATCAACGCGATATGGGTATCAAGCACATCAAGGCGCGCAAAAACCACCGTTGCTACGGCATGGGACTGGGAATCATCATCCTGGACGAGGTTTACCCGGGGTTTCCGGGCGACGTGCGCAACGCCAGCGCCTATCCCTTTCCCATCCAGTACGAAATCGTGAGAGATGTGGACATCCCCAGGCTGGTGTTCGAAAAGGACAAGTCGTCCTGCCTGGAACCCATCCGCCGGGCCGCAAAAAACCTTGAAAACATGGGGTGCCGCGCCATTGCCGCCGAGTGCGGCTACTTTGCCTATTTTCAAAAAGAGATCGCCGCCCATGTTGAGGTGCCGGTGTTCATGTCCAGCCTGCTGCAGGTGCCCTGGGCCCAGCAGCTGGTGGGGCCTGACAAGGTCGTCGGTGTTCTTGCTGCTCTAAAGAAGTACATGACCGAGGCCCATCTGACCGCGGTGGGGGTGCAACCGGGCAGCAACTTCGTTCTGGGGGGCGCCATGGACGACGGCCGCTGCGAGGAGTTCGAGAATCTGTGGATCGGTGACAAACGGCCGGAGATCCCCCAGGCCCACTACGAAAAAGCAGAAGCCGAATTCGTCGAGGTCGCCGTTGAATTTTACCGCAGCCACCCCAACATGGGGGCGCTGGTCCTGGAGTGCACCGGTTTTCAGGTGTTTGCCCGGGCCGTCCAGCGCCAGATCGACATCCCGGTTTTCAGCTGGGGGACGTTGCTGGACTATGCTTTTGCCGTGACCGTGCACCGGGATTTCTACGGGCACGTATAACTTTTAAATTCAGCCGCCGTCTTGACGGCGGCGGAATTTAAATGGAAAGGAGTCCTTCGAATGACAACCAAGTACGACGCCATCATCATCGGGGCGGGCATTTCCGGGGCGGCCATTGCTTTGGAATTGTCCCAGAAGGGGTTCAAGACCCTCAACGTTGAAAAACTGGGCGATTCAGGCCTGGGGTCCACCGGCAACACCTGCGCCATTATCAGGACGCACTATTCGACCCTGGAGGGGACGGCCCTGGCTTACGACAGCTATTTTTACTGGAAGGATTGGGAAAGCTATGTGGGCAGGCACGACGAAAAAGGGCTCGCCAGGTTCAACGACATCGGCATCCTGGTGATCAAGCCCAAGGGATTCGACTTCAGCAAATACCTGGATCTCCACGACGCTCTGGGGATCCCCTATGAAAAATGGAGCCCGGAAAAGCTGCTGAAGCGGATGCCCCATTTTGTCGACGACTCCTTTTATCCTCCTCAACGCCCCGAAGACCCTGCCTTCGGCGATGCGCCCACGGAAAAAATCAACCCCACCGTGATCTATTTTCCCCGGGGCGGTTACGTAAACGACGCCACCCTGTCGGTGCACAACATCCAGCGTGCGGCCGAAGCCAGGGGCGCCGCGTTTCTTTTCAATGCAGAAGTCGTCGCCATTCGCAAGGCCGGTGGAAGGGTGGACGGCGTGACGCTTGCCGACGGGCGGGCGATCGACGCCCCGGTGGTCGTCAATGCGGCCGGTCCGCACTCGTTTGTGGTCAACCGCATGGCCGGTGTCGATGAGAAGATGAAGATCAAGACCCGTTCCCTGCGCCACGAGGTCCACTTCGTGCCTTCGCCGGAATCGTTCAGCTATGAAAAGGAAGGCATCATCGTTTCCGACGGCGACGCCGGCGGTTATCACCGGCCCGAGGCGGGCGATCTCATTCTGGTGGGCAGCGAGGATCCGGCCTGTGACACCCTCGAGTGGATCGACGACCCGAACGACTTCAACCGCGAGGTCACCCGGGAGCAGTGGAATGCCCAGGTTTACCGCATTGCCAAGCGGATTCCCGGTCTGGCCATCCCCGGCCAGCCCAGGGGCGTCGTGGACCTGTACGACGTCTCCGACGACTGGATTCCCATTTACGACAAAACCGACCTGCCGGGTTTTTACCTGGCCATCGGCACCAGCGGCAACCAGTACAAGAACGGGCCGGTGATCGGCCAGATCCTGGCGGAAATCATCACGGCCTGCGAAGCGGGGCATGATCACGACCGGGAGCCGGTCCAGGTGGGGCTGCGCAATATCGATTACACTCTCAACAGCGGTATTTTTTCGCGCAACCGTGAAATCATCGAGGGCAGTACCTTTTCCGTCCTGGGGTAATCGGTTGCCAGGGGAGCGGCGCCGGGCGACCATGCAATACCCGTGCTCGCCAGGCGATGCGAGCGTTGTGTTGACGTGAGGCGACTGCATGAGATTAGCTGAATGTGATTTATATTTTTTACAGGGTTTAGTTTTATTGGCAGGTGTGTTATGGATACGGAACGGATTCAGTGGACTTTACAACCAACACAAAGGAGGAGTGCCGTATGGAAATCATCAAGCGTAAAGATCAAAAAGATCCCCATCCCTATATCCCGGAGCTGAGGGATCAATTCCTGAAAGGCAAGATTACCCGCCGTGAATTCTTGTGGAACGCGACCATGCTGGGCCTGTCCGCAGCCGCAGCCTACGCCTTTGTATCGCCATTTTCAGCGAAAAAGGCCCAGGCGGCAACCATGCCCCAGCGTGGCGGCACCTGGACCTGCGCCATGGACCTGCAGCTCATCGACAATCCCGCCCGCCTTTCCTGGTCGGAGGGTGCCAACGTGGTTCGGCAGGTGGCAGAGTACCTGAGCGACACCGGCGCGGACGGCATTACGCGGCCTTGCCTGTGCGAAAAATGGACGGCCAGTGAAGACCTGAAAACCTGGGATCTCTATGTGCGCAAGGGCGTCAAGTTCAACAACGGCCAGGTGATGACCGCCGACGACGTCATCTTCACCATGAACCAGTGGCTCAACAAGGACGTGGGCTCCTCCATGCTGGGGTTGCTGTCCTACTGGGGCGGCCCGCAGAACATTGAGAAAGTCGACGACTACCACATCCGCCTGCACCTGGTGTCCGGCAACATCGGCGTGCCCGAGCACCTGTGGCACTACCCCGGCGTGATCCTGCCCAAGACCTTCGAGGGCGACTTCATCAAACAGCCCGTCGGCACCGGCGCCTTCACCCTGGAAGAGTATGCCGAGGGCGAACGCTGCGTGATGAAAGCCCGCAACGACTACTGGAAAAAAGGCGAAGACGGCAAGCCGCTGCCCTACCTGGACAAAATTGTTTACGTCGCCATCAAGAAAGACGCGGCCATGGCTGCCATGCAGGCCGGGCAGGTGGACTCCATCTTCCACCCGCGCACCTCCGACTACCTGGCCCTGAAGGGCAACCCCAACGTCAACATTACGAGCGTACCCAGTTCATACGCCTACGTCACCAAAATGCGTGTGGACCTGCCGCCCTGGGACGACAACCGCGTGCGCACGGCCCTGAAGATGTGCCAGGACCGCGCCAAATGCCTGCAGCTGGCTGCCTATGGCCTGGGAGAACTGGCCATCGACGCCCACATGTCCCCGGCACACCCGGCCTATTGCGTCAAGCCCATTCCCAAGTACGACCCCCAGGGCGCCCGCAAGCTGCTGGAAGAATATGCCAAGGAAAAGGGCCTCCAGCTGCCCCTGAAGGTCACCCTGGCCACCAAGAACGACGAGGCCGAGCCGGAAGTGGCCCAGACGCTCAAACAAACGGCTGCCGCGGGCGGCTTCGACATTCAGCTGGACATCACCGAGGCCGGTGGTTACTGGGACCGCTGGACCGAGGTGCCCCTGGGGATTACCGCATGGACCCACCGGGCCATTGCCGTGATGGTGCTGCCCCTGGCCTACACCAAGGAAGCCATCGGCGCCTGGAACGAGACACGTTGGTACGACGACAAGTTCACGGCCCTGTTGGACAAGGCCCAGCAGACCCTGGACGTGGAGAAGCGCCGGGCCATCATGTGCGACATGGAAGACATCATGCAGGAAAGGGGACCCATCGCCATCAGCTACTGGGTCAAGATTTTCGACATCAGCAGCAAGAAGATGCACGGCGTGAAGGTCCATCCCACCAGCTTTCATTCATTTACCTATGAGATGTGGAAGGAATCCTGATTCTTCCAAATACAGCGGCCTGCCGGTTCCGGCAGGCCGCTGTATTGCCCGAGTCTATCATGCAATTCGATGCGCTTTACCCAAACGCAAGACGTTGGCTTCTATTTCCGGCGATACCGGTAGATTCAATGGTGTTTTTCCTGCCTTGTCACCGTCCTTTTTGCGTAAATCGTTTTACTGCGCTTAGACATTAGAAACATTCAACGCACAACCGTCACGAAAGTTGTGACCGCAATGTTTATTTCAGAGATAATTAGGAACAGGTTAGGCCTGTTTCTAATGTTAGGAGTGAAACCATGGTCCGTTTTCTGGTACGGAGCGTCGTTTCGACCATCGTGACGATTCTGCTGGTCTCCATCGGCCTTTTCATCCTGATCGAGGTGGGCAGCGGTGACATCAGCGTCAAGATCCTGGGGGTGTTCGCCACACCGGAACAGCGTGCTTCCTACCGGGCCCAGTTGGGCCTCGACGCCCCTGTATGGCAGCGCTACCTGGACTGGCTCATCGGGAACGACTGGCGGGCCAAAAAGCACATGACCTATCCCATGATAACCCTGAAAAACCCCAAGACCAAGGAGACGGAGTGGTGGGCCAAAGTCGACGGCCAAGCCACGCGCTGGAAAATGGAAGACGGTGAACTGAAGCGGCTCATCCGCCAGGAAGACGGCTTCTCTGAAACGGTCGCCGGCGAATCCGACTGGATTGCCGGGGAAAACGGTGAGACCTATTTCTGGGGGCTGGACAATCGCAACAATGCCGTCAAATGGGTCAAGGGCTCCGGCGAGGAGGTCTGGGTGCTGACCAAGGCGGGACTGCGCAAGCAGGGCGACGGCCCGCGCGAATACATTCCTCTCCGCAAAGGCCTTGTCAGAGGGGATGCCGGCATGTCCTGGCAGTTCAACCGGCCGGTTTCGGTGATTCTCAAGCCGCGCATCCGCAACACCTTGGTCCTGGCCGGGGTGGCTTTCGTGGTGGTCATGCCCCTGGCCCTTTTTTTCGGCATCCTGGCCGGCATCAACGAGGGCAAGCCCCTGGACCGCTTTATCTCCATAACCAGCCTGGGGGCCACGGCCACACCCGAATTCGTGACCGGCATCTTTCTGATCATCATTTTCGGACTGTGGCTGAAAGTGCTCCCGGCCGTGACCCTGTTCACCAGCCACGACGCCATCTTCAAGAATCCGTCCATGCTGATCCTGCCGGTGCTGACGCTCACCGCGGTGGAGCTGGGCTACATCGCCCGCATGACCAGGGCCAGCATGGTGGAGGTTATGGACTCGGCCT is drawn from Deltaproteobacteria bacterium and contains these coding sequences:
- a CDS encoding ABC transporter permease, with the translated sequence MVRFLVRSVVSTIVTILLVSIGLFILIEVGSGDISVKILGVFATPEQRASYRAQLGLDAPVWQRYLDWLIGNDWRAKKHMTYPMITLKNPKTKETEWWAKVDGQATRWKMEDGELKRLIRQEDGFSETVAGESDWIAGENGETYFWGLDNRNNAVKWVKGSGEEVWVLTKAGLRKQGDGPREYIPLRKGLVRGDAGMSWQFNRPVSVILKPRIRNTLVLAGVAFVVVMPLALFFGILAGINEGKPLDRFISITSLGATATPEFVTGIFLIIIFGLWLKVLPAVTLFTSHDAIFKNPSMLILPVLTLTAVELGYIARMTRASMVEVMDSAYIRTAIVKGMPYWRVVFKHAIRNALMAPITIIMLHVNWLVGGVVVVEVIFGYPGLGKFIFDSAIFGDFSAVEAAAMVTVLIAIITRLVGDLAYTMLNPRVRYA
- a CDS encoding trimethylamine methyltransferase family protein translates to MINTNIAVQNGISFRVLTDDQVRELVSAAMEILGKVGFKVLHAGARQLLQSAGARVDGEMVKVPESIVRQCLDSAPKGWTIYNRNGERALEVEGRKSYYGTSTASPNTKDALTGEYHETRVADLALAAKVADALENIDWIMPMGSVQDVPSRAADLHEFVAAVSNTTKPIVFLSYSTRGMEIIFDMAAEIAGGRARLRERPFLVSYPEPITPLVMPEPVAGRIFLAADRFLPQMMGPAVQLGATGPVTIPAAVAQGTAESMMCVVLAQLKKPGCPVGLGCNFAAFDMANGLMSAGGPEMSLALAAQAEVAQSLGLPTWGLAGATDAKVQDAQAGAEAMYHILAQGLAGLNLIHDVGYMDGSMACAVEQLVLGDEIIGMARRFLRGLSFSPDQIARDLLYQVGPGGEFLSQPHTMRHFKQELWRPGIFTRQPMEAWKKEGAKDTLDRVREKIRYIMETHTPEPLPEAVAAKLEQMKLKGTKELTR
- a CDS encoding aspartate/glutamate racemase family protein, encoding MNDQRDMGIKHIKARKNHRCYGMGLGIIILDEVYPGFPGDVRNASAYPFPIQYEIVRDVDIPRLVFEKDKSSCLEPIRRAAKNLENMGCRAIAAECGYFAYFQKEIAAHVEVPVFMSSLLQVPWAQQLVGPDKVVGVLAALKKYMTEAHLTAVGVQPGSNFVLGGAMDDGRCEEFENLWIGDKRPEIPQAHYEKAEAEFVEVAVEFYRSHPNMGALVLECTGFQVFARAVQRQIDIPVFSWGTLLDYAFAVTVHRDFYGHV
- a CDS encoding ABC transporter substrate-binding protein — encoded protein: MEIIKRKDQKDPHPYIPELRDQFLKGKITRREFLWNATMLGLSAAAAYAFVSPFSAKKAQAATMPQRGGTWTCAMDLQLIDNPARLSWSEGANVVRQVAEYLSDTGADGITRPCLCEKWTASEDLKTWDLYVRKGVKFNNGQVMTADDVIFTMNQWLNKDVGSSMLGLLSYWGGPQNIEKVDDYHIRLHLVSGNIGVPEHLWHYPGVILPKTFEGDFIKQPVGTGAFTLEEYAEGERCVMKARNDYWKKGEDGKPLPYLDKIVYVAIKKDAAMAAMQAGQVDSIFHPRTSDYLALKGNPNVNITSVPSSYAYVTKMRVDLPPWDDNRVRTALKMCQDRAKCLQLAAYGLGELAIDAHMSPAHPAYCVKPIPKYDPQGARKLLEEYAKEKGLQLPLKVTLATKNDEAEPEVAQTLKQTAAAGGFDIQLDITEAGGYWDRWTEVPLGITAWTHRAIAVMVLPLAYTKEAIGAWNETRWYDDKFTALLDKAQQTLDVEKRRAIMCDMEDIMQERGPIAISYWVKIFDISSKKMHGVKVHPTSFHSFTYEMWKES
- a CDS encoding FAD-binding oxidoreductase; translated protein: MTTKYDAIIIGAGISGAAIALELSQKGFKTLNVEKLGDSGLGSTGNTCAIIRTHYSTLEGTALAYDSYFYWKDWESYVGRHDEKGLARFNDIGILVIKPKGFDFSKYLDLHDALGIPYEKWSPEKLLKRMPHFVDDSFYPPQRPEDPAFGDAPTEKINPTVIYFPRGGYVNDATLSVHNIQRAAEARGAAFLFNAEVVAIRKAGGRVDGVTLADGRAIDAPVVVNAAGPHSFVVNRMAGVDEKMKIKTRSLRHEVHFVPSPESFSYEKEGIIVSDGDAGGYHRPEAGDLILVGSEDPACDTLEWIDDPNDFNREVTREQWNAQVYRIAKRIPGLAIPGQPRGVVDLYDVSDDWIPIYDKTDLPGFYLAIGTSGNQYKNGPVIGQILAEIITACEAGHDHDREPVQVGLRNIDYTLNSGIFSRNREIIEGSTFSVLG